The Salvelinus sp. IW2-2015 linkage group LG31, ASM291031v2, whole genome shotgun sequence genome window below encodes:
- the LOC111955635 gene encoding retinoic acid receptor RXR-beta-A isoform X8, which translates to MYTRSAEINSTVSMSGLHAVSSSDDVKPPFGLGGNSPGGPMLSQKRLCAICGDRSSGKHYGVHSCEGCKGFFKRTVRKDLSYTCRDNKDCLVDKRQRNRCQYCRYQKCLAMGMKREVVQDERQRSVQEERQRNKERESEVESTSAVNEEMPVEKILEAEMAVEQKTELHADGSSGDSSVNPNDPVTNICQAADKQLFTLVEWAKRVPHFSELALDDQVILLRAGWNELLIASFSHRSISVKDGILLATGLHVHRNSAHSAGVGAIFDRESAHNAEVGAIFDRVLTELVSKMRDMQMDKTELGCLRAIILFNPDAKGLSSPSEVELLREKVYASLESYCKQRYPDQQGRFAKLLLRLPALRSIGLKCLEHLFFFKLIGDTPIDTFLMEMLEAPHQLT; encoded by the exons ATGTATACCAGGAGTGCAGAG ATCAACTCCACAGTGTCCATGTCGGGCCTGCACGCGGTCAGCAGCTCGGATGACGTGAAGCCTCCGTTCGGGCTGGGAGGCAACAGCCCAGGGGGCCCCATGCTCTCCCAAAAGCGCCTGTGTGCCATCTGTGGTGACCGCTCCTCCG GTAAGCACTACGGAGTGCACAGCTGCGAGGGCTGCAAGGGTTTCTTCAAGCGCACGGTGCGCAAGGACCTGAGCTACACCTGCCGGGACAACAAGGACTGCCTGGTGGACAAGCGCCAGCGCAATCGCTGCCAGTACTGTCGCTACCAGAAGTGTCTGGCTATGGGCATGAAGAGGGAAG TGGTCCAAGATGAACGACAGAGAT CCGTGCAGGAAGAGCGCCAGAGGAACAAGGAGCGGGAGAGCGAGGTGGAGTCGACCAGCGCCGTCAACGAGGAAATGCCCGTGGAAAAGATCCTGGAGGCCGAGATGGCCGTGGAGCAGAAGACCGAGCTGCATGCCGACGGGAGCTCCGGGGACAGCtcggtaaat CCCAATGACCCGGTCACCAACATCTGCCAGGCTGCAGACAAGCAGCTGTTTACCCTGGTGGAGTGGGCCAAGAGGGTCCCCCACTTCTCTGAGCTGGCCCTGGACGACCAGGTCATCCTGCTACGTGCCG GTTGGAACGAGCTGCTGATCGCTTCCTTCTCTCACCGCTCCATCAGTGTGAAGGACGGCATCCTATTGGCCACCGGCCTACACGTGCACAGGAACAGCGCCCACAGTGCCGGCGTGGGAGCCATCTtcgacag GGAGAGTGCGCACAATGCAGAGGTTGGAGCCATATTTGACAG AGTTCTCACTGAGCTGGTCAGTAAGATGAGAGACATGCAGATGGACAAGACCGAGCTCGGCTGCCTCCGAGCCATCATCCTCTTCAACCCAG ATGCCAAGGGACTGTCCAGCCCAAGTGAAGTGGAATTGCTGAGGGAGAAGGTGTACGCATCGCTGGAGTCCTATTGTAAACAGAGATACCCCGACCAGCAGGGCAG GTTCGCTAAGCTCCTCCTTCGGCTGCCAGCGCTGCGCTCCATTGGCCTGAAGTGCCTGGAGCACCTGTTCTTCTTCAAGCTGATTGGCGACACCCCTATCGACACGTTCCTCATGGAGATGCTAGAGGCGCCCCACCAGCTGACCTAA
- the LOC111955635 gene encoding retinoic acid receptor RXR-beta-A isoform X9, protein MSGLHAVSSSDDVKPPFGLGGNSPGGPMLSQKRLCAICGDRSSGKHYGVHSCEGCKGFFKRTVRKDLSYTCRDNKDCLVDKRQRNRCQYCRYQKCLAMGMKREVVQDERQRSVQEERQRNKERESEVESTSAVNEEMPVEKILEAEMAVEQKTELHADGSSGDSSVNPNDPVTNICQAADKQLFTLVEWAKRVPHFSELALDDQVILLRAGWNELLIASFSHRSISVKDGILLATGLHVHRNSAHSAGVGAIFDRESAHNAEVGAIFDRVLTELVSKMRDMQMDKTELGCLRAIILFNPDAKGLSSPSEVELLREKVYASLESYCKQRYPDQQGRFAKLLLRLPALRSIGLKCLEHLFFFKLIGDTPIDTFLMEMLEAPHQLT, encoded by the exons ATGTCGGGCCTGCACGCGGTCAGCAGCTCGGATGACGTGAAGCCTCCGTTCGGGCTGGGAGGCAACAGCCCAGGGGGCCCCATGCTCTCCCAAAAGCGCCTGTGTGCCATCTGTGGTGACCGCTCCTCCG GTAAGCACTACGGAGTGCACAGCTGCGAGGGCTGCAAGGGTTTCTTCAAGCGCACGGTGCGCAAGGACCTGAGCTACACCTGCCGGGACAACAAGGACTGCCTGGTGGACAAGCGCCAGCGCAATCGCTGCCAGTACTGTCGCTACCAGAAGTGTCTGGCTATGGGCATGAAGAGGGAAG TGGTCCAAGATGAACGACAGAGAT CCGTGCAGGAAGAGCGCCAGAGGAACAAGGAGCGGGAGAGCGAGGTGGAGTCGACCAGCGCCGTCAACGAGGAAATGCCCGTGGAAAAGATCCTGGAGGCCGAGATGGCCGTGGAGCAGAAGACCGAGCTGCATGCCGACGGGAGCTCCGGGGACAGCtcggtaaat CCCAATGACCCGGTCACCAACATCTGCCAGGCTGCAGACAAGCAGCTGTTTACCCTGGTGGAGTGGGCCAAGAGGGTCCCCCACTTCTCTGAGCTGGCCCTGGACGACCAGGTCATCCTGCTACGTGCCG GTTGGAACGAGCTGCTGATCGCTTCCTTCTCTCACCGCTCCATCAGTGTGAAGGACGGCATCCTATTGGCCACCGGCCTACACGTGCACAGGAACAGCGCCCACAGTGCCGGCGTGGGAGCCATCTtcgacag GGAGAGTGCGCACAATGCAGAGGTTGGAGCCATATTTGACAG AGTTCTCACTGAGCTGGTCAGTAAGATGAGAGACATGCAGATGGACAAGACCGAGCTCGGCTGCCTCCGAGCCATCATCCTCTTCAACCCAG ATGCCAAGGGACTGTCCAGCCCAAGTGAAGTGGAATTGCTGAGGGAGAAGGTGTACGCATCGCTGGAGTCCTATTGTAAACAGAGATACCCCGACCAGCAGGGCAG GTTCGCTAAGCTCCTCCTTCGGCTGCCAGCGCTGCGCTCCATTGGCCTGAAGTGCCTGGAGCACCTGTTCTTCTTCAAGCTGATTGGCGACACCCCTATCGACACGTTCCTCATGGAGATGCTAGAGGCGCCCCACCAGCTGACCTAA